One Microbacterium trichothecenolyticum DNA window includes the following coding sequences:
- a CDS encoding coenzyme F420-0:L-glutamate ligase — MSGEANAGKALTRSVDGTSYARIPIRTRVVMPGDDLDAFILEYAKDAVQPGDLLFVTEKIVAITQGRSYKLDAITPRKLALFLSKYVTRTPYGIGLGMPETMEMALRECGTPRILFAAAVSAVTKSFGRKGDFYRIAGDKARAIDGPTSGTIPPYNQAVVLGPERPREVAARLKSLLGGDLQVAVVDINDLGGNILGSTLDKAGEKRLVAILKDNPLGQGHESTPLGIVRRG; from the coding sequence ATGAGCGGCGAGGCCAACGCCGGCAAGGCGCTCACCCGTTCCGTCGACGGCACCTCGTACGCCCGCATCCCGATCCGCACGCGGGTCGTCATGCCGGGTGACGACCTCGACGCCTTCATCCTCGAATACGCGAAGGATGCCGTGCAGCCGGGCGACCTGCTGTTCGTCACCGAGAAGATCGTCGCGATCACCCAGGGCCGCTCGTACAAGCTCGACGCGATCACGCCGCGCAAGCTCGCGCTGTTCCTTTCGAAGTACGTCACCCGCACGCCCTACGGCATCGGCCTGGGAATGCCCGAGACGATGGAGATGGCCCTGCGCGAGTGCGGAACACCCCGCATCCTGTTCGCCGCGGCCGTCTCGGCCGTGACGAAGAGCTTCGGCCGCAAGGGCGATTTCTACCGCATCGCGGGCGATAAGGCCCGCGCGATCGACGGCCCCACCAGCGGCACCATCCCGCCGTACAACCAGGCCGTCGTGCTCGGCCCGGAACGTCCGCGCGAGGTGGCCGCCCGCCTCAAGTCGCTGCTCGGCGGCGACCTGCAGGTGGCAGTGGTCGACATCAACGACCTGGGTGGCAACATCCTCGGCTCGACGCTCGACAAGGCTGGCGAGAAGCGTCTGGTCGCGATCCTGAAAGACAACCCGCTCGGCCAGGGACACGAGTCCACGCCGCTCGGCATCGTCCGCCGCGGCTGA